The following are encoded in a window of Candidatus Eisenbacteria bacterium genomic DNA:
- a CDS encoding dTDP-4-dehydrorhamnose 3,5-epimerase, producing MKLIHGVTVKPLKVIADERGYLMEMMRVDDPFFQKFGQTYVSVAYPGVVKGWHYHKKQTDHFVIVKGMMKVVLYDGRNDSPTKGELNEFFMGERNPILITIPPGVWHGMKGIGTEPAMLVNTPTEPYNYKEPDEFRADPHKNDIPYDWTRKDG from the coding sequence ATGAAGCTGATCCACGGCGTCACCGTGAAGCCGCTCAAGGTCATCGCCGACGAGCGTGGCTACCTGATGGAGATGATGCGCGTCGACGATCCCTTCTTCCAGAAGTTCGGCCAGACCTACGTGTCGGTCGCGTATCCGGGGGTCGTGAAGGGGTGGCATTACCACAAGAAGCAGACCGATCACTTCGTGATCGTGAAAGGGATGATGAAGGTCGTCCTCTACGACGGCCGGAACGATTCGCCGACGAAAGGCGAGCTCAACGAGTTCTTCATGGGGGAGCGGAACCCCATTCTCATCACGATCCCGCCCGGCGTGTGGCACGGCATGAAGGGAATCGGCACCGAGCCCGCCATGCTCGTGAACACGCCGACCGAGCCGTACAACTACAAAGAGCCGGACGAGTTCCGGGCCGACCCGCACAAGAACGACATCCCCTACGACTGGACGCGGAAGGATGGCTAA
- a CDS encoding UDP-glucose/GDP-mannose dehydrogenase family protein — MRIVIVGTGYVGLVTGAGFADFGNEVLCVDVDQAKIEILERGEIPFYEPGLGDLVARNVRERRLRFGTSLEEATRWGEAIFICVGTPQAKSGRADLRYVFAAAKTIAKALPSYRLIVQKSTVPVGTADKVREIIRRNARRGARCDVASNPEFLREGTAVENFMRPDRVVIGADSPRARDVLREIYSPLYLIETPMVVTGVRSAELIKYAANSFLAAKISFINEMANLSEAVGADVHDVAKGIGLDRRIGPKFLHPGPGFGGSCLPKDTRALRDFARRAGVPMRITSAAIETNDAQRRLATRKVLDSLRGRGPHTVAVLGLSYKPDTDDVREAPALDIIRALLKRGVKVRVFDPVVREGAPGVPKGVAFTEDAYDAAKGAHALVLVTEWNEFRRLDLARVRRVMRRRVLVDLRNVYEPAAVRRLGFEYTCVGRPT; from the coding sequence GTGCGGATCGTGATCGTGGGGACCGGGTACGTGGGCTTGGTCACCGGAGCGGGCTTCGCGGACTTCGGTAACGAGGTGCTCTGCGTCGATGTCGATCAAGCCAAGATCGAGATCTTGGAGCGGGGCGAGATCCCGTTCTACGAGCCGGGGCTGGGCGATCTGGTCGCGCGGAACGTGCGCGAGCGCCGCCTGCGGTTCGGCACGTCGCTGGAGGAGGCGACCCGCTGGGGCGAGGCGATCTTCATCTGCGTCGGCACGCCGCAGGCGAAGAGCGGCCGCGCCGACCTCCGCTACGTGTTCGCGGCCGCGAAGACGATCGCGAAGGCGCTCCCGAGCTACCGCCTCATCGTGCAGAAGAGCACCGTCCCGGTCGGAACCGCCGACAAGGTCCGGGAGATCATCCGCCGCAATGCGCGCCGTGGCGCCCGGTGCGACGTCGCGTCGAATCCCGAGTTTCTCCGCGAGGGAACCGCGGTCGAGAATTTCATGCGCCCCGACCGGGTCGTGATCGGAGCGGATTCGCCCCGCGCGCGTGACGTGCTGCGCGAGATCTACTCGCCCCTCTACCTGATCGAGACCCCGATGGTCGTGACGGGCGTCCGCTCGGCGGAGCTGATCAAGTACGCGGCGAATTCGTTCCTGGCCGCGAAGATCTCGTTCATCAACGAGATGGCCAATCTCTCCGAAGCGGTGGGCGCGGACGTGCACGACGTGGCCAAGGGGATCGGGCTCGACCGGCGGATCGGGCCGAAGTTTCTCCATCCCGGTCCGGGCTTCGGCGGCTCCTGCCTTCCCAAGGACACCCGCGCGCTGCGCGATTTCGCGCGGAGGGCGGGCGTTCCCATGCGCATCACCAGCGCGGCGATCGAGACGAACGACGCGCAGCGGCGGCTCGCCACGAGGAAGGTGCTCGACTCGCTGCGAGGGCGCGGCCCGCACACCGTGGCGGTGCTGGGGCTCTCGTACAAGCCCGACACCGACGACGTGCGCGAGGCGCCGGCGCTCGACATCATCCGGGCGCTGCTCAAGCGCGGCGTCAAGGTCCGGGTCTTCGATCCGGTGGTTCGAGAAGGAGCGCCGGGCGTTCCCAAGGGCGTGGCGTTCACCGAGGATGCCTACGACGCTGCGAAGGGGGCCCACGCGCTGGTGCTGGTCACGGAGTGGAACGAGTTCCGCCGGCTCGACCTCGCCCGGGTGCGACGGGTGATGCGCCGGCGGGTGCTTGTGGATCTGCGAAACGTCTACGAGCCGGCGGCCGTCCGCCGGTTAGGGTTCGAGTACACCTGCGTGGGGAGACCGACATGA
- a CDS encoding GDP-mannose 4,6-dehydratase yields the protein MKVLVTGITGFAGSHLVDYLLTLSNIEVMGIQRWRSRTENIEHFKDRVRLVECDLRDASSVRDVIDHLRPDRISHLAAQSFVPTSWTAPTESLVTNIIGQLNIFEAVKKLQIMPRIQLACSSEQYGMVYEKELPIRETNPMRPLSPYAVSKVGQDMLGYQYWMSFKIPIIRTRGFNHEGPRRGPVFVCSDFAKQIADIEKGLKPPVIRVGNLEARRDFSDVRDVVRAYWLSLEKGEPGEAYNICSGRAWTIREMLDLLLGMTKVKVKIEQDAARMRPSDVPVLLGDASKFKKATGWEPTIPFEQTLRDLLDYWRAR from the coding sequence ATGAAGGTCTTGGTGACCGGGATCACCGGGTTTGCCGGCAGCCACCTGGTTGACTACCTGCTCACGCTCTCCAACATCGAGGTGATGGGCATTCAACGGTGGAGGAGCCGGACCGAGAACATCGAGCACTTCAAGGACCGCGTCCGCCTCGTCGAATGCGATCTGCGCGACGCCTCCTCGGTGCGCGACGTGATCGACCACCTTCGGCCCGACCGGATCTCCCACTTGGCCGCCCAGAGCTTCGTCCCGACGTCGTGGACCGCGCCGACCGAGTCGCTCGTCACGAACATTATCGGCCAGCTCAACATCTTCGAGGCCGTCAAGAAGCTCCAGATCATGCCGCGCATCCAGCTCGCCTGCTCGAGCGAGCAATACGGCATGGTCTACGAGAAGGAGCTGCCGATCCGAGAGACGAATCCGATGCGGCCGCTTTCCCCCTACGCCGTGAGCAAGGTCGGGCAGGACATGCTCGGCTACCAGTACTGGATGAGCTTCAAGATCCCGATCATCCGGACCCGCGGGTTCAACCACGAAGGACCCCGCCGCGGCCCCGTCTTCGTCTGCTCGGACTTCGCGAAGCAGATCGCCGACATCGAGAAGGGGCTCAAACCTCCCGTGATCCGCGTCGGCAATCTGGAGGCCCGGCGCGATTTCAGCGACGTCCGCGACGTGGTGCGCGCCTACTGGCTCTCGCTCGAGAAGGGCGAGCCGGGCGAGGCCTACAACATCTGCTCCGGGCGCGCGTGGACGATCCGGGAAATGCTGGACCTGCTGCTCGGAATGACGAAGGTGAAGGTCAAGATCGAGCAGGACGCCGCGCGCATGCGCCCGAGCGACGTGCCCGTCCTTTTGGGCGACGCGTCCAAATTCAAGAAGGCGACCGGCTGGGAGCCGACGATTCCGTTCGAGCAGACCCTCCGCGATCTGCTCGACTACTGGCGGGCGCGGTAG
- the pyrF gene encoding orotidine-5'-phosphate decarboxylase → MTRPTPGPRAGVQSKLRDNLIVALDTPDLDVALRHVDRLGDAILWYKVGLQLFCASGRQAVLALAERGKEIFLDLKLHDIPATVERAILALEGLPVSLLTVHASGGPKMLSAAAAAARSLNVPPRVLGVTMLTSLDGTEIPALWNERTGLEEKVLGLARLGARSGIAGVVASPLELAALRREFPRPFLIVTPGVRGPGEATHDQKRTLSLPEALAGGADYVVVGRPILEASDAMTVIAGYEAAVIDRFSTERNDR, encoded by the coding sequence CGCGTCCCACGCCGGGGCCGCGCGCAGGAGTGCAGTCGAAGTTGCGCGACAACCTGATCGTCGCGCTCGACACGCCCGACCTCGATGTAGCACTCCGCCACGTCGATCGTCTGGGCGACGCGATCCTCTGGTACAAGGTGGGCCTCCAGCTCTTCTGCGCCTCGGGCCGCCAGGCGGTTCTGGCGTTGGCCGAGCGAGGGAAGGAGATCTTCCTCGACCTGAAGCTCCACGACATCCCGGCGACCGTGGAGCGCGCGATTTTGGCGCTCGAAGGGTTGCCGGTCTCGCTCCTCACCGTCCACGCGTCGGGCGGGCCCAAGATGCTCTCCGCGGCGGCGGCGGCGGCGCGTTCTCTGAACGTCCCGCCCCGCGTGCTCGGCGTGACCATGCTGACAAGCCTCGACGGTACGGAGATCCCGGCGCTCTGGAACGAGCGGACCGGTCTCGAGGAAAAGGTACTGGGCCTGGCCCGGCTCGGCGCGAGGTCGGGGATCGCGGGGGTGGTCGCGTCGCCCCTCGAGCTCGCCGCGCTCAGGCGGGAGTTCCCGCGGCCCTTTCTGATCGTGACCCCCGGCGTGCGCGGCCCGGGAGAGGCGACGCACGACCAGAAGCGCACGCTCTCCCTCCCCGAGGCGCTCGCGGGCGGGGCCGATTACGTCGTCGTGGGCCGTCCGATTCTCGAGGCATCCGATGCGATGACGGTCATCGCGGGCTACGAGGCCGCGGTGATCGACCGATTCTCCACCGAAAGGAACGACCGATGA
- the rfbB gene encoding dTDP-glucose 4,6-dehydratase, with protein MAKGLDLSSARLLVTGGAGFIGSNFVHHLRHRFPKCRVTILDKLTYAGNLANLDSLKDDPGYRFLKGDICDPKAAAEAMEGCDVVVNFAAETHVDRSIDSAADFVLTDTYGVWVLLEEARRAKVRRFVQISTDEVYGEIMDGMAREEAPLLARNPYAASKIGGDRLAYSYFATHGTPTVVTRCSNNYGPYQYPEKLIPLFVTNALEGKSLPVYGSGRNTRDWIHVEDHCRAVVAILEAPDVEGQTFNIAGGNERSVLDIAGLILAQLKKPASLLAHVTDRPGHDRRYAIDAEKLERMTGFRPTVEFAKGIAETIEWYVSHRPWWEAIRSGEFRHYYERMYGAR; from the coding sequence ATGGCTAAAGGCCTCGATCTCTCCAGCGCGCGACTCCTCGTCACGGGAGGCGCGGGCTTCATCGGGTCGAACTTCGTGCACCATCTGCGCCACCGGTTCCCGAAGTGCCGCGTCACGATCCTCGACAAGCTGACCTACGCAGGCAACCTGGCGAATCTCGATTCGCTCAAGGACGACCCGGGGTACCGCTTCTTGAAGGGGGACATCTGCGATCCCAAAGCCGCCGCCGAGGCGATGGAAGGCTGCGACGTCGTGGTCAACTTCGCCGCCGAAACCCACGTCGACCGCTCGATCGACAGTGCCGCCGACTTCGTCCTCACCGACACCTACGGCGTCTGGGTGCTTCTCGAGGAGGCACGTCGGGCCAAGGTGCGCCGTTTTGTCCAGATCTCGACCGACGAGGTCTACGGCGAGATCATGGACGGAATGGCCCGCGAGGAAGCCCCGCTCCTGGCGCGAAATCCCTACGCCGCGTCGAAAATCGGGGGGGACCGGCTCGCCTATTCGTATTTCGCGACGCACGGAACTCCGACCGTCGTGACCCGGTGCAGCAACAACTATGGCCCCTATCAGTATCCCGAGAAGCTGATTCCCCTGTTCGTCACGAACGCGCTCGAGGGAAAATCGCTCCCGGTCTACGGGAGCGGCCGGAACACGCGCGACTGGATCCACGTCGAGGATCACTGCCGCGCCGTCGTCGCGATCCTCGAGGCGCCGGACGTGGAGGGGCAGACCTTCAACATCGCGGGCGGGAATGAGCGCTCGGTGCTCGACATCGCGGGGCTGATCCTGGCCCAGCTGAAGAAGCCCGCCTCGCTGCTCGCCCACGTCACCGATCGCCCGGGCCACGATCGTCGCTACGCGATCGACGCCGAGAAGCTGGAGCGCATGACCGGCTTCCGCCCCACGGTCGAATTCGCCAAGGGGATCGCCGAGACGATCGAGTGGTACGTCTCGCACCGCCCCTGGTGGGAAGCGATCCGCTCCGGCGAGTTCCGTCACTACTACGAACGGATGTACGGGGCCCGCTAG
- a CDS encoding NAD-dependent epimerase/dehydratase family protein — MRILVTGVAGFVGRHLLGHVVTAGGCEVHGVDHASLDAMAEAGELRSGLASYRPLDITDAAAMEAWVREEKPDAIVHLAAQASGAESLERPAATYRVNALGALNLLEAARVAASKAAILIVGSADIYGSGPAGARIREDAPIRPSNPYAVSKAAQDSLGEVYAATYGLRVIRTRTFTHTGPGQRPRFALAGFADQLARIDAGLAPAEILVGNLDTVREYGDVRDVVRAYRLLLERGEAGEAYNVGTGRGFVLRELLDRLIGISRVSAQVKTDPARLRARDVDHLVGDPAKLEARTGWTPAYSIDQTLADLFRDARERVRRETGR; from the coding sequence TTGCGGATCCTCGTCACCGGCGTCGCCGGCTTTGTCGGCCGACACCTCCTCGGGCATGTCGTCACCGCGGGCGGCTGCGAGGTTCACGGGGTGGATCACGCGTCTCTGGACGCGATGGCGGAGGCCGGGGAGCTGCGATCGGGCCTGGCGTCGTACCGACCCCTCGACATCACGGACGCCGCAGCGATGGAGGCGTGGGTGCGCGAGGAGAAGCCCGACGCGATCGTGCACCTCGCGGCGCAGGCCTCGGGCGCGGAATCCCTGGAGCGCCCGGCCGCGACCTACCGGGTGAACGCGCTCGGCGCCCTGAATTTGTTGGAGGCGGCGCGGGTCGCGGCGTCGAAGGCGGCGATTCTCATCGTGGGCTCGGCCGACATCTACGGCTCGGGGCCCGCGGGAGCGCGGATCCGGGAGGACGCGCCGATCCGGCCGAGCAACCCATACGCGGTCAGCAAGGCGGCGCAGGACTCGCTGGGCGAGGTCTACGCGGCGACGTACGGCCTACGGGTGATCCGGACCCGCACCTTCACGCACACCGGTCCGGGGCAGCGGCCCCGGTTCGCCCTCGCGGGGTTCGCCGACCAGCTCGCCCGCATCGACGCGGGCTTGGCGCCGGCGGAGATCCTGGTGGGGAATCTGGACACCGTGCGGGAGTACGGGGACGTCCGGGACGTGGTGCGCGCCTACCGGCTTCTCCTCGAACGGGGGGAAGCGGGGGAGGCCTATAATGTCGGGACGGGGCGCGGCTTCGTCCTCCGCGAGCTTCTCGACCGGCTGATCGGGATCTCGCGCGTGAGCGCCCAAGTGAAGACCGACCCCGCCCGCCTGCGCGCGCGGGACGTGGACCATCTTGTGGGCGATCCCGCCAAGCTCGAGGCGCGGACGGGATGGACGCCCGCCTATTCGATCGACCAGACGCTCGCCGACCTCTTCCGCGACGCGCGCGAGCGCGTGCGGCGGGAGACGGGGCGCTAA